A window of Mytilus edulis chromosome 10, xbMytEdul2.2, whole genome shotgun sequence contains these coding sequences:
- the LOC139493375 gene encoding V-type proton ATPase subunit E-like, with product MALSDADVQKQIKHMVAFIEQEANEKAEEIDAKAEEEFNIEKGRLVQQHRVKIMEYYEKKEKQVELQKKIQNSNMLNQSRLKILKAREDQLKELLEEARTKLHNITKDKARYRKLLEGLITQGLFQLLEGKVQVMCKPEDTSAVQELLPSVIKKYKDATKKNVIVTIDQENRLGPDISGGVVLLAVNNKLRVENTLETRLDLISQQMVPELRNILFGKNPNRRFMD from the exons ATGGCTCTCAGTGATGCAGACGTCCAGAAACAG ATAAAGCACATGGTTGCTTTTATAGAACAAGAAGCAAATGAAAAAGCTGAAGAAATTGATGCCAAG GCCGAGGAAGAATTTAATATAGAAAAGGGAAGACTTGTACAGCAACACAGAGTAAAGATCATGGAATAttatgaaaagaaagaaaaacaagtaGAACTACAAAAGAAAAT CCAAAACTCCAACATGCTGAATCAGTCAAGATTAAAGATTCTGAAGGCAAGAGAAGATCAATTAAAG GAACTTTTAGAAGAAGCCAGAACTAAACTACACAATATCACAAAGGATAAAGCTAGATACAGGAAATTATTGGAAGGTCTGATCACTCAG GGTCTTTTCCAGCTGTTAGAGGGAAAAGTACAAGTTATGTGTAAACCAGAAGATACCAGTGCTGTACAG GAATTACTGCCATCAGTAATTAAGAAATACAAAGATGCTACAAAGAAAAATGTTATAGTAACAATTGACCAGGAAAATAGACTAGGGCCAGATAT ATCTGGAGGTGTTGTATTACTAGCAGTTAACAACAAATTGAGAGTAGAGAATACATTAGAAACCAGATTGGATTTAATTAGTCAACAG ATGGTACCAGAATTAAGGAACATTCTCTTTGGAAAGAATCCCAACAGGAGATTTATGGATTAA
- the LOC139493374 gene encoding uncharacterized protein has product MACKELHHSNKSFSPSTDTSSPSPESFAFETKFIVLNFIGQNPHERHPGCVYSSTTSSAASDSNPFPFHSKNGHQSFPTSPRKLVKTHKLGHLDSSFHASEDNVNYKYKKEHKKLNEPSVEPFEGHLGDSQPTKSSSADKIHDKRHFKSVSLDHGLNQGRYFQESDSSPVTDVDKPFVSGSTPFLNYRRSRVESELSSEVGNLSYTSDADDEYESTTSSLFSSFTEPGGRGSRDQRLSIVKSESELETDVSTVAGDISTDGVGLEDDIFQEEQPMFRQEQYCIAQIGNEGKLSTHSNDQAPENLQSPTENLPSSSEKLGVTESESVSLGIGSSSGTTDRSADRSKLRLIIRDQQEWEEEQRTEIRQVLSTVQDEVNTQMLFLESEVDEAIRRHLITPGESPFIAPLSPHTEAALTLARIGDEIKDFYGDRLTTAVAGLCTEEQTVVSYENFRCVACSVIDQEVPGWRQVALLLVYGQSIAWRVAEFGYTEFGHLVNNTVRLISELYSDFITSQGGWGAVMQYDSSLSSSLSPHNSSSENTSPREEPDQTTEEVKLVIFGKDKVSVNQKISVQDKSSGDHMTFVPPPDESACDQIINENHHSHDEHKTISLADILMTFSSSDHIENNQITGETSDRSADCHATFKPPMDECAQFRITDDTENNNSLKPLVDKDNHTVSSPDVSQGNKSDHNINQSTCLPPKNDQCLSQHHGNCSSSDLPSSSNHNDASNINSISDNDSHIYDASEREDSDSTVLFVQRNSSSNNNTSHQETVESQTQHGDIPPEQMIEYDETSDISLNGDHHAHYHYETQSSDESSDMFARFFSIRTLATLGVCAVGIIVTIATSRR; this is encoded by the exons ATGGCATGCAAGGAACTACATCATTCCAACAAATCATTCAGTCCATCAACTGATACCTCCAGTCCTTCACCTGAAAGTTTTGCATTTGAAACCAAATTTATTGTCCTGAATTTTATTGGTCAGAATCCACACGAAAGGCATCCTGGCTGTGTTTATTCATCTACCACATCAAGTGCTGCATCAGACTCCAATCCATTTCCTTTTCATTCTAAGAATGGTCATCAGTCCTTTCCAACATCACCACGGAAACTAGTTAAAACACATAAACTAGGTCATTTAGATTCATCATTTCATGCCTCAGAGGACAATGTAAACTATAAATATAAGAAGGAACACAAGAAGTTAAATGAGCCATCCGTAGAACCATTTGAAGGACATTTAGGTGACAGCCAACCTACCAAATCATCATCTGCTGATAAAATTCATGATAAAAGACATTTTAAATCTGTCTCCCTTGATCATGGTCTAAACCAGGGCCGATATTTTCAGGAATCTGATAGCTCCCCAGTTACTGATGTTGATAAGCCATTTGTTTCTGGAAGTACTCCCTTCTTGAACTACAGACGATCTAGAGTAGAGAGCGAGTTGAGTAGTGAAGTAGGTAATCTGAGTTACACTAGTGATGCTGATGATGAGTATGAGTCTACTACATCCAGTTTATTTAGCAGTTTTACTGAGCCAGGTGGGCGTGGGAGCAGAGATCAAAGGTTGTCTATTGTGAAGAGTGAGAGTGAATTGGAAACAGATGTTAGCACAGTGGCTGGTGACATTTCTACTGATGGAGTTGGTCTGGAAGATGATATCTTTCAGGAAGAACAACCTATGTTTAGACAAGAACAATATTGCATAGCACAGATTGGAAATGAGGGAAAATTATCTACGCATTCCAATGATCAAGCACCAGAAAATTTACAGTCACCTACAGAAAATCTTCCATCAAGTAGTGAAAAGTTAGGAGTAACTGAATCAGAGAGTGTATCCTTAGGTATTGGTAGCAGTAGTGGTACCACAGATCGATCAGCTGATCGTAGCAAGTTACGTTTAATTATCAGAGACCAGCAGGAATGGGAAGAAGAACAGAGAACAGAGATTCGTCAAGTCCTTTCCACTGTACAAGATGAAGTCAATACACAGATGCTATTTTTGGAATCAGAAGTAGATGAGG CTATCAGAAGACATTTAATTACCCCTGGAGAATCCCCTTTTATTGCCCCATTGTCTCCTCATACTGAAGCAGCCCTGACCTTAGCCAGAATTGGTGATGAGATTAAGGATTTCTATGGTGACCGTTTGACTACAGCAGTGGCAGGGCTGTGTACAGAAGAACAAACTGTTGTCTCGTATGAAAATTTCAGATGTGTAGCTTGTTCTGTGATTGACCAAGAAGTTCCAGGCTGGAGACAA gtaGCTTTATTGTTGGTGTATGGACAAAGTATAGCCTGGAGAGTAGCAGAGTTTGGGTACACAGAGTTTGGACACCTGGTAAACAACACAGTCCGATTGATCTCAGAGTTATACTCAGACTTTATCACATCACAAGGAGGATGG GGAGCTGTAATGCAGTATGATTCCAGCCTGTCATCCTCTCTCAGTCCACATAATAGTTCTTCAGAAAACACTTCACCTCGGGAAGAGCCTGATCAAACGACAGAAGAGGTTAAACTTGTTATTTTTGGAAAAGACAAAGTGTCTGTAAATCAAAAGATTTCTGTGCAGGATAAATCTTCTGGAGATCATATGACTTTTGTTCCGCCACCAGATGAGTCTGCATGTGAtcaaatcattaatgaaaatcATCATTCTCACGATGAGCACAAAACAATATCATTGGCCGATATACTTATGACCTTTTCATCTTCTGATCATATAGAAAATAATCAAATAACTGGTGAAACATCAGATAGATCAGCTGACTGTCATGCGACCTTTAAACCACCCATGGACGAGTGTGCTCAATTCAGAATCACTGATGATACAGAAAAcaataattcattaaaaccaTTAGTAGACAAAGATAATCATACAGTTTCTAGTCCTGATGTAAGCCAAGGGAACAAATCAGACCACAATATTAATCAAAGTACTTGTTTACCTCCAAAAAATGATCAATGTTTGTCTCAGCATCATGGCAATTGTTCTTCTAGTGATCTCCCGTCCAGCAGCAATCATAATGATGCCAGTAACATTAATAGTATTTCTGACAATGATTCTCATATTTATGATGCATCAGAGAGAGAAGACTCTGATAGTACTGTCTTATTTGTTCAAAGAAATAGTtcttctaacaataacacatctCACCAGGAGACTGTAGAAAGTCAAACTCAGCATGGGGATATACCTCCAGAACAGATGATAGAATATGATGAAACTTCAGACATATCACTCAATGGTGACCATCATGCACACTATCATTATGAGACACAGTCTAGTGATGAGAGTTCTGACATGTTTGCAAGATTTTTTAGCATCAGAACTCTTGCTACTTTAGGAGTGTGTGCTGTTGGTATCATTGTTACTATTGCTACTTCTCGAAGATAG